One genomic segment of Intestinimonas butyriciproducens includes these proteins:
- the ribF gene encoding riboflavin biosynthesis protein RibF, translating to MNERKRVIALGFFDGVHKGHGALLSRVRDRAEELGAAPTAFTFDAHPSSRITGAVTPLINSAADRADLMRRLYGIQDVIVAHFDSMMRMDWRAFVAEYLVQEHGAVHVVAGHDFHFGYKGEGNPQRLEGLCRELGVGCDIIPKVEREGITVSSTYIRTLIAQGEMERAMEFLGHPHVLTDRVTHGKKLGTTLGFPTVNLRFPEGVLVPAHGVYVTRVWFGDGSSRPAVTNIGVRPTVDDGNRVNVEGYILDFSGDLYGQTIRMEFYKKLRGERKFPSLEALRAEVMKNAEETRKYFGP from the coding sequence TTGAACGAGAGAAAACGAGTCATTGCCCTGGGCTTTTTTGACGGCGTGCACAAGGGCCACGGAGCCCTGTTGAGCAGGGTTCGGGACCGGGCGGAGGAGCTGGGGGCGGCGCCCACCGCCTTCACCTTCGACGCCCACCCCTCCAGCCGGATCACCGGGGCGGTCACGCCGCTCATCAATTCCGCCGCGGACCGGGCCGACCTGATGCGGCGGCTGTACGGGATACAGGACGTCATCGTGGCCCACTTTGACAGCATGATGCGCATGGATTGGCGGGCCTTCGTCGCCGAGTATCTGGTGCAGGAGCACGGAGCCGTCCATGTGGTGGCTGGGCACGACTTCCACTTCGGCTACAAGGGGGAGGGCAATCCCCAGCGCCTGGAAGGGCTGTGCCGGGAGCTGGGTGTGGGCTGCGACATCATCCCCAAGGTGGAGCGGGAGGGGATCACCGTCTCCTCCACCTATATCCGCACTCTCATCGCCCAGGGGGAGATGGAGCGGGCCATGGAGTTTCTGGGACACCCCCATGTGCTCACCGACCGGGTGACCCACGGAAAGAAGCTGGGCACCACGCTGGGCTTCCCCACCGTGAACCTCCGCTTTCCGGAGGGGGTGCTGGTGCCCGCCCACGGGGTGTACGTCACCCGTGTGTGGTTCGGGGACGGCTCCAGCCGCCCGGCGGTCACCAATATCGGGGTGCGCCCCACGGTGGACGACGGGAACAGGGTCAACGTGGAGGGCTATATCCTGGACTTCTCGGGCGACCTCTACGGACAGACCATCCGGATGGAGTTTTACAAAAAGCTGCGGGGAGAGCGGAAATTCCCCAGCCTGGAGGCCCTGCGGGCCGAAGTCATGAAAAACGCGGAGGAGACGAGGAAATATTTTGGGCCTTGA
- a CDS encoding SpoIIE family protein phosphatase yields the protein MAAKTALKVKAARLREEMTRTGRVVLRAPALVRGAECAIRFSLGAVLAGAEIFGGYAPFGLSMVGCSGSGLDGFAALIGACLGYLSFRGLTEGLRYVAAAMLIFSVSFAFFDIRLYRKSWFMPLVSALLSGATGFVYLGKGGWAPPTVIFFATELLLTAAGVYFYRIAFSPWTNPREDGGLTPRQLTSLLILGGTVLISLAQLQLLGESLSAGRVLAALAVMVCASQGGLGVGAAVGVAAGICMDLAAGESVFSCTVAYGFAGLMTGVFKGQSKTACAVAYVLSNAVTVLWAWDGGLRLSLLYEVFSASVLFLLLPDRLLRKAAARLSQERGDDTGDRAAAYVRERLRETAGAFRELYETMKGAFRRPGPNDGDMSAIFDRAADKVCRRCALRDACWQRDYTSTFNALNDALPAMTDRGRGEPGDFPQHFSTRCLHFPAFLAAANEELTAVLCRRQYKSRLQENRSAVCRQYGELSALLGAAAAELSAELTPDPTREKRLRQHLTALALEAEAWVYYDEAGHLRAEIEGPDLSALRTDRERAALSDLLGLALREPEEGEAGELERLVFTQAEPLQAVMGVAARQKDGETVSGDAGALFKTDSGMLYILLCDGMGSGVAASRESKLAIRLLERFLKAGVDPESALKTLNSALALRNEEEGGFTTVDLLRLDLFTGEGALYKFGAAPTYIRRGGSVSRVTGCALPAGLSTGERAAPDVSRLQLEPGDVVVLVSDGVTDRRDDQWLRAALSAFNGESPKDLARTLVSPGEGETADDDRTALVVRVDRRQA from the coding sequence ATGGCGGCGAAGACAGCATTGAAGGTAAAAGCGGCCCGGCTGCGGGAGGAGATGACGCGGACGGGCCGGGTGGTGCTCCGGGCGCCCGCGCTGGTGCGGGGGGCGGAGTGCGCCATCCGGTTTTCCCTGGGGGCAGTGCTCGCGGGAGCGGAGATCTTTGGGGGGTACGCCCCCTTCGGACTGAGCATGGTGGGCTGCTCGGGCTCAGGCCTGGACGGCTTTGCCGCCCTGATAGGCGCCTGCCTGGGCTATCTGTCCTTCCGGGGGCTGACCGAGGGTCTGCGGTACGTGGCGGCGGCCATGCTCATTTTTTCGGTATCCTTTGCCTTTTTCGACATCAGGCTCTACCGGAAAAGCTGGTTCATGCCCCTGGTGAGCGCCCTCCTCAGCGGGGCCACCGGCTTTGTCTATCTGGGCAAGGGGGGATGGGCGCCCCCCACCGTTATTTTCTTCGCCACCGAGCTGCTGCTGACGGCGGCGGGCGTCTACTTTTACCGCATCGCCTTCTCCCCCTGGACCAATCCCCGGGAGGACGGGGGCCTCACCCCCCGACAGCTCACCAGCCTGCTGATCCTGGGGGGGACGGTGCTCATCTCCCTGGCGCAGCTCCAGCTTCTGGGCGAGTCCCTCTCCGCCGGGCGGGTGCTCGCCGCCCTGGCGGTGATGGTGTGCGCCTCCCAGGGGGGACTAGGCGTGGGGGCGGCGGTGGGTGTGGCCGCGGGCATCTGCATGGACCTGGCCGCCGGAGAGAGCGTCTTTTCCTGCACGGTGGCCTATGGCTTCGCCGGGCTCATGACCGGCGTGTTCAAAGGCCAGAGCAAGACGGCCTGCGCCGTGGCCTACGTCCTCTCCAACGCCGTCACCGTCCTGTGGGCCTGGGACGGCGGGCTGCGCCTCTCCCTCCTCTATGAGGTCTTTTCCGCCTCGGTCCTCTTCCTGCTGCTGCCGGACCGGCTGCTGCGGAAGGCCGCCGCCCGCCTCTCCCAGGAGCGGGGGGACGACACCGGGGACCGGGCCGCCGCCTATGTGCGGGAGCGCCTGCGGGAGACGGCCGGCGCTTTCCGGGAGCTCTACGAGACCATGAAGGGCGCCTTCCGCCGCCCCGGCCCCAACGACGGGGACATGTCCGCCATTTTCGACCGGGCGGCGGACAAGGTGTGCCGCCGCTGCGCCCTGCGGGACGCCTGCTGGCAGCGGGACTACACCTCCACCTTCAACGCCCTCAACGACGCCCTGCCCGCCATGACGGACCGGGGCCGCGGGGAGCCGGGGGACTTCCCCCAGCATTTTTCCACCCGGTGCCTCCACTTCCCCGCCTTCCTGGCGGCCGCCAACGAGGAGCTCACCGCCGTCCTGTGCCGGAGGCAGTATAAGAGCCGCCTGCAGGAAAACCGCTCGGCGGTGTGCCGCCAGTACGGGGAGCTCTCCGCCCTGCTGGGCGCCGCTGCGGCGGAGCTCTCCGCCGAGCTCACCCCCGACCCGACGCGGGAGAAGCGGCTGCGCCAGCACCTCACCGCCCTGGCCCTGGAGGCCGAAGCCTGGGTCTACTACGACGAGGCCGGCCATCTCCGGGCCGAGATCGAGGGCCCGGACCTCTCGGCCCTGCGGACGGACCGGGAGCGCGCCGCCCTCTCCGACCTGCTGGGCCTTGCCCTGCGGGAGCCGGAGGAGGGGGAGGCTGGCGAGCTGGAGCGGCTGGTCTTTACCCAGGCCGAACCCCTCCAGGCCGTCATGGGCGTGGCCGCCCGGCAAAAGGACGGCGAGACCGTGAGCGGGGACGCGGGCGCGCTCTTCAAGACCGACAGCGGCATGCTCTACATTCTCCTGTGCGACGGCATGGGCAGCGGTGTGGCGGCCAGCCGGGAGAGCAAGCTGGCCATCCGCCTACTGGAGCGTTTTCTGAAAGCGGGCGTGGACCCGGAGTCCGCCCTCAAGACCCTCAACTCCGCCCTGGCCCTCCGCAACGAGGAGGAGGGCGGCTTCACCACCGTGGACCTGCTGCGGCTGGACCTCTTCACCGGCGAGGGCGCCCTCTACAAGTTCGGGGCGGCGCCCACCTATATCCGCCGTGGCGGCTCGGTGAGCCGGGTGACGGGCTGTGCCCTCCCCGCGGGCCTCTCCACCGGGGAGCGGGCGGCCCCCGACGTGAGCCGCCTGCAGTTGGAGCCCGGAGACGTGGTGGTGCTGGTGAGCGACGGCGTGACCGACCGCAGGGACGACCAGTGGTTGCGCGCCGCCCTCTCCGCCTTCAACGGGGAGAGCCCCAAGGACCTGGCCCGGACCCTGGTCTCCCCCGGCGAGGGGGAGACCGCCGACGACGACCGCACCGCCCTGGTGGTGCGGGTGGACCGCCGCCAAGCGTGA
- the rnpM gene encoding RNase P modulator RnpM — protein sequence MPKKIPMRQCVGCREMKEKRALIRVVKSPEGEISLDFRGKKPGRGAYLCPDPACLARARKSKALERAFSTALPGEVYEALEGQMKAGEEQNG from the coding sequence ATGCCGAAAAAGATCCCCATGCGCCAGTGTGTGGGCTGCCGGGAGATGAAGGAGAAGCGGGCCCTCATCCGGGTGGTCAAATCCCCGGAGGGGGAGATCTCGCTGGACTTCAGGGGCAAAAAGCCGGGCCGGGGCGCCTACCTGTGCCCGGACCCGGCGTGCCTTGCCCGGGCGAGAAAGTCCAAGGCGCTGGAGAGGGCCTTTTCCACGGCCCTCCCCGGAGAGGTGTACGAGGCCCTGGAGGGCCAGATGAAGGCGGGGGAGGAGCAGAATGGATAA
- the truB gene encoding tRNA pseudouridine(55) synthase TruB, translating to MPNGIIIIDKPAGWTSMDVCAKLRGIFHEKRVGHAGTLDPMATGVLPVFLGRATRAVEFAEQTGKEYLAGLRLGLVTDTQDVTGRVLEERPVTCAPAEVEAALAAFRGEILQVPPMYSAVKIGGKKLYELARKGREVERKPRPVTIHALELLERTGAGDYLLRVRCSKGTYVRTLCHDVGAALGCGGTLSALRRTEAAGFGLDRAVRLEDVQAAADRGEAERLLLPVDAYFRDHPALTVGLREERAARNGAAFPWRGADGTYRVYGPAGDFLLLGELERGRMRTVKSFYEV from the coding sequence ATGCCCAACGGGATCATCATCATCGATAAGCCCGCCGGCTGGACCAGCATGGACGTGTGCGCCAAGCTGCGGGGGATCTTTCACGAGAAGCGGGTGGGGCACGCCGGAACGCTGGACCCCATGGCCACAGGGGTGCTGCCCGTCTTTCTCGGCCGGGCCACCCGGGCGGTGGAGTTTGCCGAACAGACCGGCAAGGAGTACCTGGCCGGCCTGCGGCTGGGCCTTGTCACCGACACCCAGGACGTCACCGGCCGGGTGCTGGAGGAGCGCCCCGTGACATGCGCTCCGGCGGAGGTGGAGGCCGCCCTGGCCGCCTTCCGGGGGGAGATCCTCCAGGTGCCCCCCATGTACTCCGCGGTGAAGATCGGCGGGAAAAAGCTCTATGAGCTGGCCCGGAAGGGCCGGGAGGTGGAGCGGAAGCCCCGCCCCGTCACCATCCATGCCCTGGAGTTGCTGGAGCGGACCGGAGCGGGGGACTACCTTCTGCGGGTGCGCTGCTCCAAGGGGACCTATGTCCGCACCCTCTGCCACGACGTGGGGGCGGCGCTGGGCTGCGGCGGGACCCTCAGCGCGCTCCGGCGCACCGAGGCCGCCGGCTTCGGTCTGGACCGAGCGGTGCGGCTGGAGGACGTGCAGGCGGCGGCGGACCGGGGGGAGGCGGAGCGCCTCCTCCTGCCGGTGGACGCCTACTTCCGGGACCACCCCGCCCTGACGGTGGGGCTCCGGGAGGAGAGGGCCGCCCGGAACGGCGCCGCCTTTCCCTGGCGGGGGGCGGACGGGACCTATCGGGTCTACGGCCCGGCGGGCGATTTTCTGCTCCTGGGAGAACTGGAGCGGGGGCGGATGCGTACCGTGAAGAGCTTTTACGAGGTGTGA
- a CDS encoding L7Ae/L30e/S12e/Gadd45 family ribosomal protein: MDNTLHLVGIAKKARRVEVGEEPVGAAARARQARLIVLARDAADNTCRRAAHFAEAGACPVVQCPYSKEELGGAVGRTSCAMLAFTDAGLAASFMGKLSARDAERYGETAEAVSAKAARMLQRQREQRRHEQKLQKAGAKPWVAPASCGAERRLAQRGRGAPGKGGKTYPKPGKQS, from the coding sequence ATGGATAATACGCTCCACCTTGTGGGCATCGCAAAAAAGGCCCGCCGGGTCGAGGTGGGGGAGGAGCCCGTGGGCGCCGCCGCCCGGGCCCGGCAGGCCCGTCTCATCGTCCTGGCCCGCGACGCCGCCGACAATACCTGCCGCCGGGCCGCCCATTTTGCCGAGGCCGGCGCATGTCCCGTGGTCCAGTGCCCTTACTCCAAGGAGGAACTGGGCGGGGCCGTGGGGCGCACGTCCTGCGCCATGCTGGCTTTTACCGACGCGGGGCTGGCCGCTTCCTTTATGGGAAAGCTCTCCGCCCGGGACGCGGAGCGGTACGGCGAGACGGCCGAGGCGGTGTCCGCCAAGGCGGCCAGAATGCTCCAGCGCCAGCGGGAGCAGCGCCGCCACGAGCAGAAGCTGCAAAAGGCCGGGGCAAAGCCCTGGGTTGCTCCCGCCTCCTGCGGCGCGGAGCGCCGTCTGGCCCAGCGGGGCCGGGGCGCACCGGGCAAGGGCGGGAAGACGTACCCGAAGCCCGGGAAGCAGAGCTGA
- the infB gene encoding translation initiation factor IF-2, which yields MEGIYLIVKYRVHEVAKDFGRPTKEIADILTKYATAPKNHMQVLEDRELSILFDYLTQHNQVQSIESIYADTYHEPKPAPQGAKPAPAAQAGAPAAQNRPGHGGAPRPSGQQGQQRAQAPRSAGQQPAQQRPQGQQSAGQQNLSRPGTRVPEKKIVDTRKSGSVNLDKYDEKLEKLAAGKTTQMQAGKQKFQGRNNQRRGGGFQGSKRRQEEQEKMRRLQAEIAKKHPLVVKIPDEIGVGELASRMKKTGAEVVKCLIKNGVMASLSDVIDFDTAAIIAEELGCKVEKEIIVTIEERLIDVSEDKEEDLRPRAPVVVVMGHVDHGKTSLLDYIRSSDVASGEAGGITQHIGAYQVSVKGQPITFLDTPGHEAFTAMRARGAMITDVAILVVAADDGIMPQTVESINHAKAAGIPIIVAINKMDKPEANPERIKQQLTEYELVPEEWGGETIICPISAKTGMGVDSLLEMVLLTAEMQELRANPDRSAHGAVIEARLDKGRGPVATLLVQNGTLHQGDVIIAGTAVGRVRAMTNARGQKLTEAGPSVPVEIIGMGEVPGAGDDFHAVADERMARELVEQRKQENKDRLNGPVGQKVTLEDLFSQIQQGEIKDLNIIVKADVQGSAEAVKSSLEKLSNEEVRVRVIHCAVGAINESDVMLAGTSGAIIVGFNVRPDNNARDSAARMNVDMRMYRVIYDCIEEIESAMKGMLAPKYKEVLLGHAEVREVYKITGAGMIAGCYVTDGRVARNAQIRLLRDNIVIHEGVLASLKRFKDDQKEVAQGYECGIGIEKYSDIKVGDVIECFNMEEIER from the coding sequence ATGGAGGGAATTTATTTGATCGTAAAGTACAGAGTGCATGAGGTGGCCAAGGACTTCGGTCGCCCCACCAAGGAGATCGCCGACATCCTCACCAAATACGCCACGGCGCCCAAGAACCACATGCAGGTGCTGGAGGACCGGGAGTTGTCCATCCTTTTTGACTATCTGACCCAGCACAATCAGGTCCAGAGCATCGAGAGCATCTATGCCGACACCTATCACGAGCCCAAGCCCGCCCCCCAGGGGGCCAAACCGGCCCCCGCCGCCCAGGCAGGTGCCCCTGCCGCGCAGAACCGGCCCGGGCACGGCGGCGCGCCCCGGCCCTCCGGCCAGCAGGGCCAGCAGCGTGCCCAGGCGCCCCGTTCCGCCGGGCAGCAGCCGGCTCAGCAGCGGCCCCAGGGCCAGCAGTCCGCCGGGCAGCAGAATCTCAGCCGTCCCGGCACCCGGGTGCCTGAAAAGAAGATCGTGGATACCCGGAAGAGCGGCAGCGTGAATCTGGACAAATACGACGAAAAGCTGGAGAAGCTGGCCGCGGGCAAGACCACCCAGATGCAGGCCGGGAAGCAGAAGTTCCAGGGCCGCAACAACCAGCGCCGGGGCGGCGGCTTCCAGGGCAGCAAGCGCCGCCAGGAGGAGCAGGAGAAGATGCGCCGCCTCCAGGCCGAGATCGCCAAAAAGCACCCTCTGGTGGTGAAGATCCCCGACGAGATCGGGGTGGGCGAGCTGGCCTCCCGCATGAAAAAGACCGGCGCAGAGGTGGTCAAGTGCCTCATCAAGAACGGCGTCATGGCCTCCCTCTCCGACGTCATCGACTTCGACACCGCCGCCATCATCGCCGAAGAGCTGGGCTGCAAGGTGGAGAAGGAGATCATCGTCACCATTGAGGAGCGGCTCATCGACGTCTCCGAGGACAAGGAGGAGGACCTGCGCCCCCGGGCCCCCGTGGTGGTGGTCATGGGCCACGTGGACCACGGCAAGACCTCGCTGCTGGACTATATCCGCAGCTCCGACGTGGCCTCCGGCGAGGCCGGCGGCATCACCCAGCACATCGGCGCCTACCAGGTGTCGGTGAAGGGCCAGCCCATCACCTTCCTGGACACCCCGGGCCATGAGGCGTTCACCGCCATGCGCGCCCGCGGCGCCATGATCACCGACGTGGCCATTCTGGTGGTGGCCGCCGACGACGGCATCATGCCCCAGACCGTGGAGTCCATCAACCACGCCAAGGCCGCCGGCATCCCCATCATCGTGGCCATCAACAAGATGGATAAGCCCGAGGCCAACCCCGAGCGCATCAAGCAGCAGCTCACCGAATACGAGCTGGTGCCCGAGGAGTGGGGCGGCGAGACCATCATCTGTCCCATCTCCGCCAAGACCGGCATGGGGGTGGACAGCCTGCTGGAGATGGTGCTCCTCACCGCCGAGATGCAGGAGCTCAGGGCCAATCCCGACCGCTCCGCCCACGGCGCAGTCATCGAGGCCCGGCTGGACAAGGGCCGCGGCCCTGTGGCTACCCTGCTGGTCCAGAACGGTACTCTGCATCAGGGCGACGTCATCATCGCCGGCACCGCCGTGGGCCGTGTCCGCGCCATGACCAACGCCCGGGGCCAGAAGCTCACGGAGGCCGGACCCTCCGTCCCCGTGGAGATCATCGGCATGGGCGAGGTGCCCGGCGCCGGCGACGACTTCCACGCCGTGGCCGATGAGCGCATGGCCCGGGAGCTGGTGGAGCAGCGCAAGCAGGAGAACAAGGACAGACTCAACGGCCCCGTGGGCCAGAAGGTCACGCTGGAGGACCTGTTCAGCCAGATTCAGCAGGGCGAGATCAAGGACCTGAACATCATCGTGAAGGCCGACGTGCAGGGCTCTGCGGAGGCGGTGAAGTCCTCCCTGGAAAAGCTCTCCAACGAGGAGGTGCGGGTCCGGGTCATCCACTGCGCCGTGGGCGCCATCAACGAGTCCGACGTCATGCTGGCCGGCACTTCCGGGGCCATCATCGTGGGCTTCAACGTCCGCCCCGACAACAACGCCCGGGATTCGGCCGCTCGCATGAATGTGGATATGCGCATGTACCGCGTCATCTACGACTGCATTGAGGAGATCGAGTCCGCCATGAAGGGCATGCTGGCCCCCAAGTACAAGGAGGTCCTGCTGGGCCATGCGGAAGTCCGCGAGGTGTACAAGATCACCGGCGCAGGTATGATCGCCGGCTGCTATGTCACCGACGGCAGGGTGGCCCGCAATGCCCAGATCCGCCTGCTGCGGGACAATATCGTCATCCACGAGGGCGTGCTGGCCTCGCTCAAGCGCTTCAAGGACGACCAGAAGGAGGTCGCCCAGGGTTACGAGTGCGGCATCGGCATTGAGAAATACAGCGACATCAAGGTGGGCGACGTCATCGAGTGCTTCAATATGGAAGAGATCGAGCGGTAA
- a CDS encoding DHH family phosphoesterase, with translation MDYKAAAELLKKQDRILILTHRRPDGDTIGCAAGLCAALREQGKTACILPNEDATSLFTPYLGGYLAEEDWEPDFVVSVDIAGRSLFTPRGERYLARGIDLGIDHHPSYEGFARESCVDPGRAACGELIYDLIRQWGPVSPAAALPLYVAVATDTGCFMYSNTTPATHRVCADLMAVGIDFQGVNKRHFRTKSLKRLRLESLLVDGMDVHDGGATVIAAISLADMARLEATERDAEDIAAFLGQIEGVRTSVTIRELAPGECKLSVRTDQGLNATRVCALLGGGGHASAAGCTVMGTVAEAKAAILAAIRQVWVEDRDGASAGT, from the coding sequence ATGGACTACAAAGCGGCAGCCGAGCTGCTGAAGAAACAGGATCGGATTCTCATTCTGACCCACCGCCGTCCCGATGGGGACACCATCGGCTGTGCGGCTGGGCTGTGCGCCGCCCTGCGGGAGCAGGGAAAGACGGCCTGCATCCTTCCCAACGAGGACGCCACCAGCCTCTTTACCCCCTACCTGGGGGGCTATCTGGCAGAGGAGGACTGGGAACCGGATTTCGTGGTGTCGGTGGATATCGCGGGGCGGAGCCTGTTCACGCCCCGGGGGGAGCGATACCTGGCCCGGGGCATCGACCTGGGGATCGACCACCACCCCTCCTACGAGGGCTTTGCCCGGGAGAGCTGTGTGGACCCCGGACGGGCGGCCTGTGGAGAGCTCATCTACGATCTGATCCGCCAGTGGGGGCCGGTGAGCCCCGCTGCGGCCCTGCCCCTCTACGTGGCCGTGGCCACAGACACGGGCTGCTTCATGTACAGCAACACCACGCCGGCCACCCATCGGGTGTGCGCCGATCTCATGGCGGTGGGCATCGATTTCCAGGGGGTCAATAAGCGCCATTTCCGCACCAAGAGCCTCAAGCGCCTGCGGCTGGAGAGCCTGCTGGTGGACGGCATGGACGTCCACGACGGGGGGGCCACCGTGATCGCGGCCATCTCCCTGGCGGATATGGCCCGGCTGGAGGCCACCGAGCGAGACGCCGAGGACATCGCCGCCTTCCTGGGGCAGATCGAGGGGGTGCGGACCTCCGTCACCATCCGGGAGCTGGCCCCCGGGGAGTGCAAGCTCTCGGTGCGCACCGATCAGGGGCTGAACGCCACCCGGGTCTGCGCTCTGCTGGGCGGCGGCGGGCACGCCTCCGCCGCGGGCTGCACCGTCATGGGCACCGTGGCAGAGGCCAAGGCGGCCATACTTGCGGCTATCCGCCAAGTGTGGGTGGAGGACCGGGACGGCGCTTCCGCCGGGACCTGA
- the rbfA gene encoding 30S ribosome-binding factor RbfA codes for MASNRIGRINEEIQRELSSLIRTVKDPRVHGLVSITAVDTTPDLRYAKIFVSVLDKSDVKEVVKGLRSAGGYLRRELGRSLQLRYTPELTFVADDSIAEGAHILELIEKLDQ; via the coding sequence ATGGCAAGCAACCGAATTGGACGCATCAACGAGGAGATCCAGCGGGAGCTCTCCTCCCTCATCCGTACCGTCAAGGATCCCCGGGTCCACGGCCTGGTCTCCATCACCGCGGTGGACACCACGCCCGACCTGCGGTACGCCAAGATCTTTGTCAGCGTACTGGACAAGAGCGACGTGAAAGAGGTGGTCAAGGGCCTCAGATCCGCCGGGGGCTACCTGCGGCGGGAGCTGGGGCGCAGCCTGCAGCTCCGGTACACCCCGGAGCTCACCTTTGTGGCGGACGACTCCATCGCCGAGGGCGCGCACATCCTGGAGCTCATCGAAAAGCTGGACCAGTGA
- a CDS encoding DUF1576 domain-containing protein: MIRYKSMYRLILLYAAALMAAALIFDDPANILPGLWKIVTMQDVLITDYVQIAGPGAAFVNAGLVTAASVLLLYVAKDPLNGFTITEIGLMSGFALFGKNIFNIWPIILGTWLYAKLQKEPFSKYAAVALLATALSPLVSYMTFGSRHAHPLLGLLIGIGIGMVLPPLSAYTYKVQNGMNLYNMGFACGLLAMMLVPVLEAVGDAPDSAFFWATGNNGRFAPLMVVLCLAFLLCGFFLTGKPAWAVWAGYRRLLTSTGRAPSDYLRMLGAGPVLVNMGVNGLVCTGYILLVGGDLNGPTLGGILTVIGFSAYGKHVRNILPIIGGVMLGGAFMHFNLNDPSVQLAALFGTTLAPFAGVFGWPAGVVAGFLHSAVVLQAGSVLAGVNLYNNGYSGGLIAIVLFPTVMAIFRHRKPELTPRDLFEVFQEDKPAPMERDLTPEEREPEGEPFPALREEEAYENRGPSER, from the coding sequence ATGATCCGATACAAATCGATGTACCGACTGATCCTCTTGTATGCGGCGGCGCTGATGGCGGCGGCGCTGATCTTTGACGACCCGGCGAATATCCTGCCCGGGCTGTGGAAGATCGTCACCATGCAGGACGTGCTCATCACCGACTACGTGCAGATCGCCGGGCCAGGCGCGGCCTTTGTCAACGCCGGGCTGGTCACGGCAGCCAGCGTACTGCTCCTCTACGTCGCAAAGGACCCGCTCAACGGCTTCACCATCACCGAGATCGGGCTGATGTCCGGCTTCGCCCTCTTCGGGAAAAATATTTTCAATATCTGGCCCATCATCCTGGGGACATGGCTCTATGCCAAGCTTCAAAAGGAGCCCTTTTCCAAATACGCGGCGGTGGCCCTCTTGGCCACGGCCCTCTCGCCGCTGGTGAGCTATATGACCTTCGGCAGCCGCCATGCCCACCCCCTACTGGGCCTGCTGATCGGCATCGGCATCGGGATGGTCCTGCCGCCGCTGTCGGCCTATACATATAAAGTACAGAACGGCATGAACCTCTATAATATGGGCTTTGCCTGCGGCCTGCTGGCCATGATGCTGGTGCCCGTGCTGGAGGCGGTGGGGGACGCGCCGGACAGCGCCTTTTTCTGGGCCACCGGCAACAACGGGCGCTTCGCGCCCCTGATGGTGGTCCTCTGCTTGGCGTTTCTTCTGTGCGGCTTTTTCCTCACAGGCAAGCCGGCCTGGGCGGTCTGGGCGGGCTACCGCCGCCTTCTCACCAGCACCGGACGCGCCCCCAGCGACTACCTGCGTATGCTGGGCGCCGGTCCCGTTCTGGTGAACATGGGGGTGAACGGCCTGGTGTGCACCGGCTACATCCTCTTGGTGGGCGGGGACCTGAATGGCCCCACTCTGGGCGGTATCCTCACCGTGATCGGCTTTTCGGCCTACGGCAAACACGTTCGGAACATCCTGCCCATCATCGGGGGCGTGATGCTGGGCGGTGCGTTCATGCACTTCAATCTCAACGACCCCTCGGTGCAGTTGGCCGCCCTCTTCGGCACCACGCTGGCCCCCTTTGCCGGGGTGTTCGGCTGGCCGGCCGGCGTTGTGGCCGGGTTTCTCCACTCGGCGGTGGTCCTCCAGGCCGGGTCGGTGCTGGCGGGGGTCAACCTCTATAACAACGGCTATTCCGGCGGGCTCATCGCTATCGTGCTGTTCCCCACCGTCATGGCCATCTTCCGCCACAGGAAGCCGGAGCTCACCCCCCGGGACCTCTTCGAAGTGTTCCAGGAGGACAAACCGGCCCCCATGGAGCGGGACCTCACCCCGGAGGAACGGGAGCCGGAGGGGGAGCCCTTCCCCGCTCTGCGGGAGGAGGAGGCCTACGAAAATCGCGGCCCCTCCGAGCGATAA